ccgccgcatcccgccgtccccgcgcgccataaagagggggaaatcactccccgcgattccctctccctttccccccgtttttccctctctctctccctcggattcgttcggatttactcccgcaatcctcgccggcgcaatcaatggagccgagatcgccgcgccggtttccctctcatccggccgccctctctcactcccgacgctatataatcgctcctcgtgcttcgctcctccgtttccgccactcgccgctcactctccccgtcggattcgagctcgcgccgttgtcctctctctccgccgtcgccgccgagctccggttcgccgccgtcgtcgctccggacctcctcccgactcggcgtcacctccttcggcttcgccgcgtcctcgtcgacctcgtccgctcctccgtttcgcccgccgactgtcggagcgccgccgtcctcgtcgatccgaaccgcgccgccgccttcctccgctccggttgtcgtttccgccgtcctcgtcgtcccggggtgagccgtggaccgcctccttcgcttcccccttccctcccctctctcggccgccgctccgccgcgccgtttgaactcggaattggaccgttcaagtctctaattttttcttaagaagtcaagaacccatttttgtgctttgtttctgcttgttatatggagtttagtagagtaaaagcccttttcttttccgttggtcgtgtagacgctgcagcttcggaagatccgctcttcgtggaagttgaagccgacgtttgggaaagcgagcaaggcaagtcacatcatccttgaacatattgaatcccagtttataaaattatgttgatttaaattattgcattatcgctttatttaaattcccgcgttatcactgttttatttagccatgcctatttacctttgttatgaccatattattattgttattgttattattaccttgttcaccctagaataaacaaaaccccaactagtggacactctactcatggtatcactagtatgattttaggtagatgcttcgctgtttaattaggtaacattaggtggtttttcaactctagactttgggatattcatatcacctggacactttggaattgttggtctattgtggaattggcttcacacctccccctctattcaaaatccccaaaaatggttttaggctgggctcggggtgcatggttttgatggtagcacctcggccatataaggaccggtcttcgggcctctgttgcaaagcactaccgtacttccacatgtctagtgggtaaggcttagtttgtggctcagtctagtcataaacaaaagtacacggattggagatggatgaagtcgggggtcgatggacattctccagagcaaatgaaggctacacgagctgcggcccggtagtcgagatgtcatggcacagggccggtgtcctgctgctaggggctcagttctgcctgcctgtcccgggtgttccggccgtaggtgggattgggtcggtactcttgtctatggctaggatgggttggaaactatgtcacgtcttccgtctgtataccgtggtggtatgtggcacatggttgcacgtgaggaagatgtgtcttgtgggtaaagatgtacacctctgatcagagtataatctattcgaatagccgcgccctcggttatgggcaagccgagcaatgtacccaagttagtgttttaattcttaaaacctgcttaacaactaaaatgtggaatggttggcctgggttggcttaggacgagctgggacccagggtcgggttgccagttcggtctgaatcatcataggccttgggttaaggcaggttcgtgtgggttcacggccttgattaataatattgtatagttctaggatcgcgtttacaaaatagctttgagctactaaatgtctttaaatgttgtttactgcaaccctaaccctttatattataattcccttgtacacCCTTGCATTTactctgcacttgtgggtgtgtcttgttgagtacggtggttgtactcagtcttgctcaatttttcccaagcccagaagaggagctccttgaagatgaaggctttggtgtctagctcgtgcctgccgtcaagcgcctgtggtcgtcgccctagtcttccgctgtttctcgtttgtctttgtgtgtgctgggccttcgctgcccatgtaataagttaactatttacgcttccgcttgttaaactctgaattgtatcaacttttggtgtaccttgcctcctgggacaaggattaatgcacgcacgtaaggaacgcccgttgggttatttccggtcgtgacacgcgtggggcccggccgtcagccgcccgcgccctcgggtgtggctgacacgtggggcccacggcgccggccggtgcgagccgggtgcgcccggttcaccgtggaccgtgaggctgccgcgtgggccccacacccgtggacccggtccgcgcgccctctcccctcggctgacgcaataaatcctttttaaattaaaatttaaatgaagaaattcgcaaatattcacttaaagagcatataaacttcaaagggccataacttggccatttgaagtcGGAATTGGACCgctcaagtctctaatttttccttaagaagtcaagaacccatttttgtgctttgttcctacttgttatatggagtttattagagtaaaagccgttttcctttccgttggtcgtgtagacgctgcagcttcgaaagatccgctctacgtggaggttgaagccgacgtttgggaaagcgagcaaggcaagtcacatcatccttgaaatattgaatcccattttataaaattattttgatttaaattattgcattatcattttatttaaattcccgcgttatcactgttttatttagccatgcctatttaccttttttatggccttattattattgctattgttattattaccttgttcaccctaggaaaataaaaccccaactagtgggtactctatttatggttccactagtatgaacttaggtagatgcttcgctggttaattaggcaacattaggtggttttagaactctagactttgggaatattcatatcacctggacagtatggaatggttggattattgtggaattggattcacacctccccctctattcaaaatcctcaaaatggttttaggctgggctcggggtgcatggttttgatagtagcacctcggccacataaggaccggtcttcgggcctctgttgcaaagcactaccgtacttccacatgtctagtgagtaaggcttagtttgtggctcagtctggttataaacaaaagtacacggatgaagatggacgaagtcgggggtcgatggacatctctagggcaaatgaaggctacacgagctgcggcccggtagtcgagatgtcatggcacagggctggtgtcctgctgctaggggctcagtcctgcctacctgtcctggaggttccggccgtaggtggggttgggtcggtactcttgtctatggctgggatgggttggaaactatgtcatgtcttccgtccgtatgccgtggtggtatgtggcacttggttacacgtgaggaagacatgtcttgtgggtaaagatgtacacctctgatcagagtataacctattcgaatagccgcgccatCGGTtgtgggcaagcctagcaatgtacccaagttagtgttttaaattcttaaaacctgcttaacaactaaaatgtgaaatggttggcctgggttggcttgggacgagctgggacctagggtcgggttaccagttcggtctgaatcatcgtaggccttgggttaaggcaggttcgtgtgggttcacggccttgattaataatcttgtatagctctaggatcgtgtttaccaaatagcttgagcaactaagtgtcttttaatgctgtttactgcaaaccctaaccccctatattataacttccttgtactcccttgcatttattctgcacttgtgggtgtgtcttgttgagtacggtggttgtactcagtcttgctcaatttttcccaaacccagaagaggagttcctggaagatgaaggctttggtgtctagctcgtgcctgccgtcaagcgcctgtggtcatcGCCCTAGTCTTTCgttgtttttcgtttgtcttcgtgtgtgctgggccttcgccgcccatgtaataaattatctatttattcttccgcttgttaaactctgtattgtatcaacttttggtgtaccttgcctcctgggacaaggaataatacatgcacgtaaggaacgcccgttgggttatttccggtcgtgacaatatgcaaacactatacccgcaccaaagcatctcccagataagctagtgGTATAtttagtataacatgaacataatgtaaagtagacattcatatactcggaaagtatttcaataccacaaatgtataaagaagagtattctaaatagagtacaaagcttacaaaagaggaaaggaaagctactagagccatacccaaactcttccgaagactcctgatttctactctattcctattccactagcttgatactactaaactaaaatTAAGAGAATATGGGAGaactcttgcttgaggtgtgtgagtgaagtgagaaggtgaagtccttatatagaggtagttatgacggttgtggaaggggaattgtccgaagtgccctccaatcgtcattgggatgcaatcctggacgtccacgccGAACCCTTcatccgacgacgccaggatgggttcggccgaaccaccaggtttggccgaaccatgggctgggccatcccggcccatcttcggctggcggcctcctctacAGCTCCTTtatgcagacttgtgaattttggcccaattcatcatgacaattctgagttcttggcccattcatgcataagtctgattctcgacattaTCCGATTAATTTATCATCCGATTCAATGtcaattctcctccactttatagTTATCCTccgcaaaaggttagtgaaccaaatactagtggaatattattattctaacatgaatatgcattgcaagcataactaattctcctccattttggtaatattgacggtcgaaaccgATTGATGGCGTGGGCAGCGGCCAGCTGGGCGAGGCGGTAGAGGGGGAGGTCCGGCGGCGGTTGTCCTCGTTGGCAGTGGTGGTGGCCGTAGGCTAGACCTACTGGCGCCATCACAGAGCACGACGCGAAGCCCATCGGCCCGGCGGTGGACAGGAGCCCGCCGAGCAGCGCCTGGACTTGGTCTCAGTGAAGACCATACGGAAGCTGTCATCGGCGAGCGCGCGAtgagggaggagatggggaggccGGTGGCGAGCGCGCATGGAGAGCGAGGAGGCGGGGTCGACAGAGGGGGCGGGGAGGCCgatgttgacggtcgttaccGATCagtatattattattctaacatgtatatgcattacaagcataactagttctcctctattttggtaatattgacggtcgaaactgatcgccgAACCCACCGTGCcgccgttggatccaggttttggccggacggttgagatgaagccccaatgacggttggagggtattactgACCATTTCAACCGTCACAACcatcattacctgcctataaaaggagcttctcttctcacttcactcacacacctcaagcaagagctctctcatattctcccAAGTTAGTTTAGTGTTTTTAAGCTAGTGGAagaggaatagagtagaaattgggagtccggaagccttcggaagagtttaggtatggctctagtagctctcttttcctcttttgtaagctttctatgaattttagaagattcactgtgtttttaaaCGGAGCACGGCTAAGggacgcgagagagagaggaaagggaggGGTTCCTCACCGATGACGATCGACGACAGTGAGTGGCGGAATGAAGATGGCGACGAGCGGCCGAGCCTTGGGATCACCTAAGGAATCAAAAGAGAGGGATTAGAAAGAGTGAGAGACCATGGATGGCTaggacgccggccgaaggcAGCGGCCATGGCTAAGCTCACTGGTGTGCGGTGCGAACGGGGCTCCTGCAGCGGAaatcggcggcggaggggcggacggcGTGGCCCTCGGgcttgcgaacccgacggcggcgatggcacggctcggcgcggcggctagcggcggctagtggcgaccagagcggcggcggcagcggcggagaggagggcgacagCGCTAGGGTGGAGGAGGGCACGGGGGAGTTCggtgaaatggggaaaaagatagagggaggggcggtgatgcttaaatagggagagagggggccggacgtggccgggagcggcacGATTTTGCCagccgacgtgggggaggtggaggtggagagagaggcgggattcaaaaattgaatcccggccatctcgtgggcgcgggcgagcgggagAGGGGGTTGAGGGGCGTGGGGAAGGCGGGCGCACGctcgggcgtggccgacgtggcgcggggaaggcgggagaggcgggagcGGCGGTTGGGGAGGCTGGCCTCCACCCCCGGCcggaggttgggggaggacccgacaggtgggccccacctatcggcGACCCCGGGTCAGAggggaggcgcgggcggctgctgggccgtggccttcggccggcccagcggggaggggaggggagaaaaaGAATGGACCGGCGGCccattaggaaaaaaaaagaggggaaaaagaaaaagaaaaggggaaaatgaATTTCTAGGTATTAAATAATTGCTCgggctcatttttaattggttaaaattatttctagagctctaaaaattccactaaaaatcctgttagcatattttgacatgtagaacccaagaaaaattccacatacCATTTCCGATTATCATGTGAATTCATTcaattagggtttctctcttgcttttACACAGGTAATTTCTTGAGAACATTTATTAATTACTCTAGGcttgggagaagaacttcagggtgtgacaaacggCTAGTAGGCCCCACAGGTCAGTTTTGACCGTTGTGGGTGCACTACTTAAGCCAACCGGCCGGGAGAGGGAAatccaccccatttcaacacattttcattccctctccaaagtttgctctcaagttcattcaagctttgatagttttCCTCAAATTCAAACACTTAGTGAcagggagtatgctcacacgcgagaatactcACGGGAGCTGCAGAGATTTGCTGTGttagatgagcctggttctcgtttgcttactttgcaatttttgtgcactttgaaagaaatagaagatggaatttcctttcgctttttccataaggaatacacacttacatggaaaggattaagtacacttcttggttttcacgattcctgtaaaatcgatctctcgagaaaaatatgttttgggaagatatttttGGTGCTCCAATCTGCAAGAAACCTAggacgaatgatatccataatcctacacttaggctcatgcataagtggattgctatgactttgttttctagaggtgatcttagacccattagggggatgaattaattatcatgtttgccatggttagaaagatcaaaatttctcctatgaaatgtatgataagacAATGGTTAGAGAGTATAAGATTCTCTGCTCTTGTTGAGTGCACTTCTttgattactcggatagcaaaagggctaggggttGTTAGTGACCAAATAGCCTTTATCTCAGCTGCTCGTCCGTGTATTGATGAGAATTTTttagtgcaagggcatattctgaaacatgtagtagatggatctttgatatactttttccccggttgtacaaatgaaatcccgttgccaaatgcggggtatcatttgCACAACTAtcatgaactaaccattcccctgcagaccataaAAGAATCTTGTGCAGGTAGAGCATACAGGGAAACGCGCAACATAGCAAGTAATGAACGGgaaagttcatcatcctcaatACTCGTGCAAATGTATGAGGCAGGTTAGGAgccaactggggatgcacccggatggacccaagctccacgccataGCATCAGAGTCTCAAGCTGGGCAAGTGCCAGTGAGGACCGATGGCATGTGCCTCATGACATACAATGGGGGGACAACCAACCCCCCAGATCAAGCggtgtgcctccatctccaacttaatggcgctcaagttcctctcgttgggacttaggtgaaatcactaggagaatggaTACGCTTGATGTGCAGACCGTAGACATCCAGTACAACCTCACGGAACACATAGGACAgacgcaagaatggcaacagactgctgatgctcagttcaccaacatcaacaacatgatacagcaacagcacgatgaccttcaagcgtacttccgcttttagggttcaatccttatcaaggaccctgagcgaaagccaagcttggggggagacatctcccccccccccccacacacactgaggtaacttgtatcacattgcatatttccctttacAATTGCATATTTGATTTACAATTTGCATCTTATAAACCTaaaaacaatataaaaatttgcaaaatagaaaataccaaaaagataggctAGGTAAGACAaactagttctctttgttgaaatgatgaatagttgctttgttttatatatcttatatatggGTTCATAGGTAAGTGCTCTCTTAAATGTTAAATATAAatagccaacaattatctgggaacctgaggtaaatgagctgcacttgctgatctgagtctaagttgttgaaagatatgagatagtaaataagagTTGCTATGGTCCTGATcctagtttgacttgaattccagatgttttgttttttaaaatgataaatttgaaagttcctcatttgatgtaaattcctaccagagcaAAAAATGTGCCATCTTGATTAAACCATTTTGGTTACTTGCCATTCCATTAAATTTTGTCAAattcttgtgacttgtgtagatacttctcatgctctatgatcaagatcatacacccacatatatgcacatgctaaactcctgCACTGGGAACTAAGCAATtatccattccatttccatactaccatcaaaataaattctccatgctttcatgtactttcttctcctaaaaagaaagtccttttgaaaaaaaaaggagggaaaggcatggttatgaaattaaaaaaataaagttatgctctatcaagcatgagcatgataaaaaagaaatgtagtcatgccctctcctaatcaataaaagaaaGATTTTTGGGAGAAGGAAGTAAgtacaaaggagaagcattttctttatttccttCATATGccatttccaccatatatcaCACACACACTTTGCACAATCTTGATCTTAagtatgtttagttatctgctttAGTCTGAGTTTTtaacttagtaataaatgtgaatgcaagtatgccatgtttgatccctaccaagCTTCACATATCAAACCTTAGGGTAGGAATAAAAAAGGGCAAAAATGGTGAGGAATTCATATTGATACACTtagagagactgagtgaatcatatgaggaacttggctttcttttgcaaaatcatttgaaaacttccggaataaaAGTTGAATAAAGGTTGGGTCATTGGTGCTCTGATTgttgttctgtctttcaaccgcccaatgcaaggagaagcagtgtctcgtgggaatcaggggtaaggatgagccaccgtgccaaagattatttaatctgagagagcgtacatataccttgcacctgtacCTTTAAGATAtacagcatagtagcaactcctgatgaACAACCAAGattttgtttcctttcgtccttcactcgggacgagcaaagcttcaagcttgggggggttttgttgacggtcgttagcaatcagtttcgaccgtcaatattaccaaaatagaggagaactagttatgcttgcaatgcatatacatgttagaataataatattccactagtattaggttcacTAATATTGAAGTGAAGACCATGGGGAAGCTGCTGTCGGCGAGCGTGCGAtgagggaggagatggggaggccggcggcgagcgcgcacggagaggaaggaggcaggGTCAGCAGAAGGGGCAGGGAGGCCgatgttgacggtcgttaacGATCagtatattattattctaacatgtatatgcattgcaagcataactagttctcctctattttggtaatattgactcTCGAAACTGATCGCCGAACCCACCGTGCCGCCGTTGGATCTAGGTTTTGGCTGGACGGTTGAGATGaagccccaatgacggttggagggtattaccgaccattccaaccgtcacaaccgtcattacctgcctataaaaggagcttcccttctcacttcactcacacacctcaagcaagagctctctcatattctctcaagttagtttagtgttcttaagctagtggaataggaatagagtagaaatcgagagtctggaagccttcggaagagttcaggtatggctctagtagctttcttttcctcttttgtaagcttggtactttatttagaatactcctctttatacatttatggtattgaaatactttccaagtatatgaatgcctactttacattatgttcatgttatactgaatatgctgctagcttatctgggagatgctttggtgcgggtacaatatttgcttatgcaattactctatgtcataacgatgatattagagtagtatctagtagtttagacgtggtgtctagattacaggatatcattatttggggttatatgctgggGATGAGaagtgggccgctgatggtgacagcttagtacgggtattcctccgcgcgtgtatatagtcctaagttaatttcctggggagggtactcctccgtatttagtcccggttgtatggtcatgacgggctgtcgtaaggaactcggcaggggtggcttctcaaagtaccaggagggcatcggatagagggtattagctagtatatcagatgactggaatgtatgtatactatgtatactagaagtatatgaatatattatctttctcttttctttccacgtagcttagatattttattatgagaatgagtaacTTATAGCTTGTGTGTCattctacccttggattatcttaaacCCTCCTTAGACtttgattatcacaagtaacatataaattattagtcaagttctctctactatgatctttccacgggataaaataaatacgatacccttgaaatactctcaggtgaaatgctacaatggtatatccgtgcgcttgcggatgaactctgtaaccataatatactagaagtatttctgcgccattgcggggaattatatttctagtaatgacattaagaaataccaacagccgACGAGCTCACCTACTCCGCTCGGCGTGCGCGAAGAGGGAGGCTGAGGGGATGCTAGCGGCGAGCACGCACGGAGATGGATCAAGGAGGTGAGGCTTGGGGAGGAGGGCGGGGAGACCGACGAGCTCGCTTGCTCCGCCCATCGCGCGTGAAAAGGTAGGAGGCGGGCgcatggagagggaggaggttGGGCCGACGAGGGtggggcggggaggccggcgagcttgcCCGCTTCACCCCGCGCGCGCGATGAGGAAGGATACGGGAATGCTGGCGGTGAGCACGCACAAAGGGGGAGGAGGCTgggccgacgaggaggcgggGAGGCCAGCGAGCTTGCCTGCTTCGCCCAGCGACAAGATCGAAGTGAAGCGGCAACAAGGTGGTCGAGCTCGCCGCCCTCCGCCACGAGAACCTCGCATCGCTCCGTGCCTACTTCTACTTCGTCGGCGCCGGagctctctcctccctcctccacgACAGCAACGGTGCCATGCGCCGCGCATGCCTCGGCTTCACGTCGCGGGTGCGCATCACGCAGGCGGACCCGAATGGTGTGGCGTTCAtccacggcgacggcgtggtgcTCCTCAAGATGCTCACGGGGAAGCTGCCGGCAAACACGGTGCCGGGGTTCGACGGCGTCGACCTGTCGCAGTGGGTGCGCCGTGGTGCAGGAGTGGATGGGCGAGGTGTTAGACGCCAGCATCGCCGACTAGGCATGCGCAGATGAGGAACCGACGAAGAGAAGAGGGGGATAGAGATGACGTGGCAAcatgacatatggggcccacgtgggtcccacgctgactcagccgtcatGTAGGACAAAGCCAGGGTCAAAACCACTGAATGACCTATTGTGACCAGTTTTGAATAGTTAAGGGACgtcggatatctggttttgcggttgggggatgatCTTGTAACTCaatgacaaattgagggaccttctatgtactttttcctaattctttttggaataagttcactatgAGTCCCTTCAGTAGTGCCTGAATCTGATTCTAATCCCTGAAACCGGTTTGTACTGTTCTTCGAACAAGGCAGTTCACTATCAAGTTAGCCAGTAATTAGCTGTTAGTTGGTTATTCAATATTGCATCTCGACGATAACAGCACGATAATGAGTAAGTTCCAATTCCCAGTTAACGGAACAAAATTTAATGGCTGGACAAGATCCAGCATGTTCCTCAGTTTTTGATTCAGATAAGCAATACTGGGTAGTTTTACTGCTAATCACAAATTAGAACATACAAAAACCGGTTACCAACAAGGGTTACAATCTCCCACAGAACAGATTCCAGGAATACAACATTACCAATAAAAGATTAAGTCATTCCGTTCTGGGTTGTCTGTTGCTGAGGGCCTTGACCCAGCTGCTGCGTTGCCGGTGCTGGTTGTTGCAATGAGCTAGCTTGCGACTGTGCTGGTGGTGCCAGCATAGGTTGATAAGCTGGGTACTGTGGTGGCTGCTGGTATGGCATGCGAGGTGGGGGCATGTAACCGCCATAAGGTGGATAGTAGGGGGGATACTGACCACCATGGTAATATGGTGGTGGCGGCTCAGGATAACTCTGTCCTGAGCTGCTTGATGCCTGACCTTGCCCAGCCTGCTGTGGACCTGGTTTGCCATCGCCCTCCTGTGACTCGACCAAGGCACCCATCCTCTGGGGATCCATCGAAGGGTACAGTGTCCGCTCTGCCGCTGGCGGTGCTGGAATGTTGAAGTAGTATGATGCCGAAGCAGGTTGCTGCTGGCCTTCCATCCCAGGAGGTTGAGGCTGGTCACCACTCTGCTGCTGAGATATTACAGCCCTAGGGAGCATTCCTCCATGTGCAACATGCCCTTGCCTCCCAGCTTCATCTTCCTCCGGTTTTGGTGCTTGAGGCTTGCCCCACATGAGCTTCAGACGCACACCCTTGATGACTAACTTGTTAGCGAGCTCCTCTGCAGCTTTCTCAGCACCTTCTCTTGTAGTGTAAGTCACAAATGCACAAGCACGCTGCAGAACCATTCTTATGGTCTCAATCTCACCATGGGCATAAAATTGATCCCTCAAATCCTGCTCAGTGACTCGACTATCAAGGCCACCAATGTAAAGTGTCCTTATACTCTCATCATCTGGGGGTGTCAGGGATGGCATCTCACCAGCCTTACTCAAAAGCTTCAAAGCAACTGGATCGTTAACTCTGCAAAGTGTAAGAAAATAATATGTCAGAGAACGCAGAAGAAATAATATATAGAGAGGACTAAGTGCAATATGAACCAATGAGTACAGAGGTTTAACCCCGCTTGTAACAGGGAGTAAGTCAGTTCATCTCATGAACATG
The window above is part of the Oryza sativa Japonica Group chromosome 7, ASM3414082v1 genome. Proteins encoded here:
- the LOC4342926 gene encoding zinc finger CCCH domain-containing protein 49; its protein translation is MAHRLLRDAQADGWERSDFPIICESCLGDNPYVRMLRAEYDKECKICARPFTVFRWRPGRDARYKKTEICQTCCKLKNVCQVCLLDLEYGLPVQVRDTALSTNSNDAIPRSDVNREYFAEEHDRRARAGIDYDSSNGKARANDTILKLQRTAPYYKRNRAHVCSFYVRGECTRGAECPYRHEMPETGELSQQNIKDRYYGVNDPVALKLLSKAGEMPSLTPPDDESIRTLYIGGLDSRVTEQDLRDQFYAHGEIETIRMVLQRACAFVTYTTREGAEKAAEELANKLVIKGVRLKLMWGKPQAPKPEEDEAGRQGHVAHGGMLPRAVISQQQSGDQPQPPGMEGQQQPASASYYFNIPAPPAAERTLYPSMDPQRMGALVESQEGDGKPGPQQAGQGQASSSSGQSYPEPPPPYYHGGQYPPYYPPYGGYMPPPRMPYQQPPQYPAYQPMLAPPAQSQASSLQQPAPATQQLGQGPQQQTTQNGMT